The Candidatus Eisenbacteria bacterium DNA window GCGCGAGGCGGCGGACCCCGGCGGAGGCCGGCGCGATGCCGGCGGAGCCGGCGAGGATTCGACGACCACCGTGTGGTCCGGCCGGATCACGTAGGTGCATGGAGGGGAACCGCCCGGCCGGATGCCGCCGAGCAGCGGATTCTCGGCGGGGCCCACGACCACCCTTTGCCCCGGTTGCCCGGGGAGGCTCGCTTCGAGATCGAAGGCTCCGGAACCGATCCCGCCGAACGTGATCGTGTACTCGTCCTGCCCCAGGTAACCCGATCCTCCGTCCACGATCCTGGTCTGCACGGGATGTCGGGGGTCGTCGAGCGAGCGCAGTCGCACGGTGGCGCCCTGCAGGGTCAGCCGGCCGAGACTGTCCTCGAGCCTCACCTTCACGAACGGGGTCGTGACCCGCGGCACGAGGTCGAGCCGGTTGCGCGCGAACCGCTTGCTGTAATCGCCCACCACGACATCCGGGTCGCCGTCGCCTTCGAAGTCGGCGAACGCGCTGAGCGTGCCGATCAGTCCGAGCGGGGCGAGGCTCGTGTCCGCGGCGAACGTGCCGTCGCCGTTGGCCAGCAGGAGCCGCTTTCCCCCGTCGGGCAGGAAGCACAGCAGGTCCTGGTCGCCGTCGAGGTCGAGGTCGCTCCAGCGGTCCCCCCACGACCAGCCGACCAGGCCCAGCCCGAGGACGGAGGAAGCGTCCACGAGAACTCCATCGGCGTTTCGGTACAGCGTGGGTCCCGTGCCGGTTCGAAGGTAGAGGTCGAGGTCCCCGTCGTCGTCGAAATCGACGAACTGCGCACCTTCGTCGAACCGCGCCGGCAGCCCGACCTGCGCCGCGATGTCGTGAAAGCGCGCGCCGCCGTCGTTGTGGAACAGGTGACCCGCGCAGTACAGGTCGAGCGCGCCGTCGCCGTCCCAGTCCGCCGCGCACGCTCCCTCGGGCCGGTCGTAGATGGTCAGGCCGGCGAGCCCGACACCCGCCGAGTCGGTGAAATCCACGAAGGTCCCGTCGCGCTGGTTGAGAAACAGGAAGCTGCGCGATGGCGGCACATGCGCGTAGAAGGGCAGGAACAGGTCCGGCCAGCCGTCGGCGTCGAAGTCCGCCCAGACGGGGGTTTCGCCATGCCCTGCGATGTTCATGCCCATGCCGGGCGCGACGTCCACGAAACCCGACGGGGTGTTCTGGAAGAGCTGGACGCCGCTGTTCGCGAGCGTGTCGCCCCCGTAGGGCATCAGCACCAGGTCCATGTCGCCGTCACGGTCGTAGTCACACCAGGCGCCGCCGTGATAGTTGCCGTCCCCGAGGAGCGCGCGGAAGCCCGGCATCTCCGCGAACGTCGAACCGGTGTTCAGGTACAGCGCGAGATCCGGCAGGCCGTCGCCGTCGGCGTAGCCCCAGCACGGAGGAAGGGTCCCGGGCATGTAATCGGGAATGCCGGTCGGCAGCGCTTCGAAGCGCGGACGTTCGTCGTTCAGGAGGGTGCCCACGGCCGGCACACCATCGCTCAAGGCGTTCTCGACCGAAGTGATCCGGACCTCGAAACTCTCGTTGCCCTCGAGCAGCGAATCGCCGAGGACCGTCACCTCGAACGTCGTGCCCGTCTGGCCGGCCGGGATGACGAGATCCCTCGATGCCGGCAGGTAGTCGTTGCCCGCCGAGGTCGCCGTCCCATCGAAGGTCTCGCAGCGGAACGTGACGGGCGCCGCGGGAGGCGACGAAAGCGAGCACGTGAAGGTCAGCGCGTGCTGGCCCGAGTCCGCCTCGAAGCAGACCGCGCCGGCCACGCTCAGCCGCGGGAGCGAGCCGGCGGGCTCTTCACCGGCATATCGCAGGGGTTGGGCGTCGGGCGGGGCGCCGCACGGCGCCAGCAGAACCAGCGCCGCCACCACCGCGAGCTTCCCTGCTCCTGTGCGCGACATCGCCGGCCCCGTGGGTGGAGGGGTGCCTTCCTGGGAACATCTTGGCCGCGCCGTTTTCGGGCGCACGCAGGGCACAGCCTAGCCCGCGCCGCTCATGGTCCACCAGCGAACTTCCCGGGCATCGGGCCCGCCGTCCGCGGAGGATCTCCGGGGGGGGTGCGGGCCCCGGGCCAATCACGACGACGCACGGTGCAGCAGGTCGGCGAGCTTCGGCGTCACCGCTTCGAGCGAGTAGCGCGC harbors:
- a CDS encoding VCBS repeat-containing protein, which translates into the protein MAALVLLAPCGAPPDAQPLRYAGEEPAGSLPRLSVAGAVCFEADSGQHALTFTCSLSSPPAAPVTFRCETFDGTATSAGNDYLPASRDLVIPAGQTGTTFEVTVLGDSLLEGNESFEVRITSVENALSDGVPAVGTLLNDERPRFEALPTGIPDYMPGTLPPCWGYADGDGLPDLALYLNTGSTFAEMPGFRALLGDGNYHGGAWCDYDRDGDMDLVLMPYGGDTLANSGVQLFQNTPSGFVDVAPGMGMNIAGHGETPVWADFDADGWPDLFLPFYAHVPPSRSFLFLNQRDGTFVDFTDSAGVGLAGLTIYDRPEGACAADWDGDGALDLYCAGHLFHNDGGARFHDIAAQVGLPARFDEGAQFVDFDDDGDLDLYLRTGTGPTLYRNADGVLVDASSVLGLGLVGWSWGDRWSDLDLDGDQDLLCFLPDGGKRLLLANGDGTFAADTSLAPLGLIGTLSAFADFEGDGDPDVVVGDYSKRFARNRLDLVPRVTTPFVKVRLEDSLGRLTLQGATVRLRSLDDPRHPVQTRIVDGGSGYLGQDEYTITFGGIGSGAFDLEASLPGQPGQRVVVGPAENPLLGGIRPGGSPPCTYVIRPDHTVVVESSPAPPASRRPPPGSAASRTPRAGCWLEPPHPSPARLSTLLAFSLPSPGAATVTVYDVGGRRVRSLPGGRHEAGRGRVEWNLRDDRGQPVRAGLYFVHLALEGRTLGTTRLVVLP